In Candidatus Thermoplasmatota archaeon, the genomic window TCAGAGCCGAAAAATTTATGTGTCTGCTTGATTAACTGACCGCCAACACAGTGATTTTCATCTAATATTATAACTTTAGCAAGTCTGCTAGCATTAATAGCAGCACTTAGTCCTGCAGGACCTGCGCCAACAACAAGAACATCTGTAAACAAAACTTTGTTGGTAGCTTTAAACTTTCTAGCTTTAGGTAATTCTCCGAATCTAGCCTGTCTTTTCACTTCCATACCTTCTTCAACAAGTGTAGTGCATGTTTTAACATTAGGAATACCATTCACAGTCATTAGACATGAAGAGCATTTGCCGATTGCGCAAAAGAAGCCTCTGGCTCTTTTATACTTAGGACTGAAACTTAATACTTTTATTCTATTTGCATAGAGCGCGCTTGCAATTGTTTCGTTGCTATAAGCCTCTAATGATTTACCATCAAAAACAAATTTAATTTTTCTAGCGCGCTTGAACTCCAAAATAGGATGCTTCTGAATTCTCATTTTTTTTTCTTGTAATGAAATAGTTCTTGAATTTAAAAATCTTTTAGTAGAAATTATTAATACTATCTTAGCATATCTATTTTAAGCTAAAGAAAATGGCTTTAGAGCAAGAGATTTTCGAGCTGTGGAAAGAATTGCATCCAACATCCGCTTTTACACAGGGCTTAGATGAATATGGCGGTGATTTGTTCATACCAACAAAATCAAACAAAGCTAAAATTTTAGCTGAAATTGCTAAAGTAAGAAAAAGGTGCAAGACAAAACTTCATAAAAAATTTTTGAATTATTTAGAAACTGAGCTACTTTTTGAAGAGCCTGAGAAAGCGCCTGACAAAATATTATGGGCATTTTTTGGTATACTTGCCAAAAAAGGATTGCATAATGAATATTTAGGAAAGCTTGCTGAGAATTCGCTAAAACTCATTGAAGCTAATGAAGAGCTTGGCTATAAATGGCCTATCGAGATAAAAATACTTAGTTATAAAGCATGCAAAGGATTGATTGGAATATTAAAGAGCATCAAAGCTCAAGTAAAAGATAAAAATTTAGAAGTTAAGATTAGCGAGCTTGAAAATAAAGTAAAGAGCTATGCAAAGCATTTCTCAGTGCCTGGACTTAATAAAGGCGATTTCACTGAAATTTATCCTATTTTGAAAAAGCATGGTAAAGAGCTAGGTAGAAAAAAAATCTATGGTCGTTTGCTAAAAGACCTTTACGATTATTATGAAACGACGAAAGAGATAGAATCCAAAGCTATGCAGTGGCTGAAGAAAGAGCTCCCACAACTGAAAAAGATCACAAAAGAACTTGCTAAAATTTATAAAATTAAACCTAAGGTTGAGAAAGTAGCTGAAGAGCTATCAAAGCGAGCGAAAATAGCTAGAAAAGAAGTTCTTGAGCTACTACAAGATTTGAGAAAGAATTTGATAAAAATCGTAGAAAGAGAGCTTGTTAAAATTTCGCCTGTTTACAATACCAAAGTTATGACAACGCCTAACTACTTAGTGCCTTTCATACCATCGGGTGCAATGAACTCCTACGATACTCTAACCACTAGACCCTTTTGTATATTTTTTGTAACTACAGATGAAAAGTTTGCACCGCCAACAAGTTTAGCAGATTTACTTCAATTGCTTGTGCATGAAGAATACGGGCATTGCGTGAACTTTACAAATTCTGCAGTAGAATTTGCTGGGAAGATTTCTATACTAGAGAAACTCGCTACTGAATTCCGTCGCCCTATTACTGAGGGCATTTCTTTCCATCGCGAGCTAGAAGCACTTCAACTGTTAAAATCGATATCAAGGAAGAAAGAGCTCTCCGCTGATGAAAAAGAACTTATTAAAAGGTTGAAAAAGATGAGCGATTTAGAGCTGCTTTTGAAAGAGATAGAATTTGTAGTCTACGAATGGAGAATAATCCGTTTCCTTCGCGCTATAAGCGATGTTAGGATTAATACTGGTAAGCAAGGAATTGCAGAATTTATCGATTGGGCTCATAAATATACAGGGCTAAGCAAGAGAACGATTTTCAATCAGATTTTCATATTTCAAAGTACTCCTGGCTATGCACCTTGCTACTCAATTGGAGGCATGGCGCTAAAGGAGCTACAAGAACTTGCTATAAAAAGAGGCAAGTCTAAAATAGAGTTTAACACTTTCGCAGCCTCTTTGGGCGCTCCGCCAAGAACTATTTTTGAAAGTAAACTGAAGAAATTTGTAGGATGAAAAGTATTTTATTCCCACATAGCGCTTTTATTACTTGGTGCTGAGTTATGGATTACGATATAAAGGACGCTAAAGATAGAAAGTTGATAGAAAGTGGCAGTCTGCGCATAGAATGGGCTTATAATCAAATGCCAGTACTAGCGCTTATCAGAAAAAGATTTGAAAAGGAAAAGCCTTTGAAAAATATCACTATAGGCGCATGCTTGCACGTAACTTCAGAAACCGCTAATCTAGTTAGAACTTTAAAAGCTGGAGGAGCTAAAATAGCGCTTTGCGCCTCTAATCCCCTAAGCACTCAAGATTCTGTTGCAAGTGCACTCGTTGCAATTGATAAAGTAGCAGTATTTGCTATTTGCGGAGAAGACGCTAAAACATATTACAAGCATGTGCATAAAGTACTTGACCACAAACCTGATATCACAATGGATGATGGCGGAGATTTAGTTACTACATTGCATACTAAAAGAGCTGAGCTACTAACTAATTTGATTGGAGGTACTGAGGAAACTACCACAGGAGTGCTTAGATTCAGAAGTATGGAGAAGGAAGGCTCTCTGAGATACCCTATAATTGCAGTTAACGATGCAAATACCAAGCATTTATTTGATAATAGATATGGTACAGGTCAGAGCACTATTGACGGAATTCTTAGAAGTACTAATATCTTGCTTGCTGGTAAAAAGTTAGTAGTTCTTGGTTATGGCTACTGTGGCAGAGGTATAGCGCTACGTGCTAAAGGTATGGGCGCAGATGTAATTATAACTGAGGTGTCGCCTCTAAAAGCACTGGAAGCGGTAATGGATGGGTTTAGAGTAATGCCCAGCATTGAAGCTGCTAAAATTGGCGATATTTTCGTTACAGTAACTGGCGATAAAAGCGTGCTTAGAAAAGAGCATTTTAAAGTAATGAAAAACAATGCGATACTTGCGAACTCAGGGCATTTCAATGTAGAAATAGATATACCGGATTTAGAAAGTTTAGCTGTGAAGAAAAGGAAGATAAGAGAATTTGTTGAAGAATATAGTTTGAAAGACGGTAAAAGAATTTATTTGCTCGGTGAAGGAAGATTAATTAATTTAGCAGCTGCTGAAGGGCATCCAGCAAGTGTTATGGATATGAGTTTTGCAAACCAAGCTTTGTGCGTAGAGTATCTGAAAAAATGGGGTAGAAAACTAGAGCCTAAGGTTTACGCAGTACCAGAAGATATTGATAATGAGGTCGCAAACTTAAAACTTCAATCGATGGGTATCGAAATAGATAAGCTAACCGAAGAGCAGAAAAAATATCTGAAATCATGGTCCTATGGAACTTAGAGTTAGAGAATTACTTACTCCTAAAGCTTATCCAGAGCATACAAATAAAGTAGAGCTTTTACAAACTCATATTTCTTGGGTCTTTATTACAGATAATTTTGTGTATAAAGTAAAAAAGCCTGTCAATTTTGGCTTCCTGGATTTTTCAACCCTGGCTAAAAGAAAATATTATTGTGAGCAGGAAGTGTTATTAAATAAAAGATTGGCTTCTGAGGTATATGTTGATGTAATACCTGTAGTCAAAAAACATGGAGCATTAGTTTTTGGAGGTTCTGGTGAAATTATAGATTACGCAGTTAAAATGAAGAAGTTGCCTATGCACAAGCTTATGAGCAACTTATTAAAAGAAGGAAAGCTTACAGAGCAAATGATAAAGCGAGTAGCTAAAAAAATTGCAGAATTTCATGCAAATGCAGAAAGCTCAGCAAAAATAGCTGAGTTCGGTGGTAACCTTGAAATTATCAAGACCAACACAGATGAAAATTTCAATCAGACTAAAAAATATATAGGTATTACAATCACTGAGGAGCAGTACAAACTGATAAAAAAATATACTGATAGTTTTTACAGCTCTCCAGATCTAATAAAAAGAAGAGTTGCTGAAGGAAGGATAAAGGACTGTCATGGGGATTTGCATATGCAACACGTATGCATCACCGATAAAATTGTAATTTTCGATTGTATAGAGTTTAACGATCGATTCAGATACAGTGATACTGCCGCTGATATAGCCTTCCTTGCGATGGATTTAGATTATAACGGAGCTTCTAAGCTAAGCGAGCTTCTAATAGATTACTACGTTAAATTTTCTAAAGATAGCAGATTATACGAGATACTTGACTTCTATAAAATCTATCGTGCCTACGTCAGAGGCAAAGTAATGAGTTTTCAAACTGATAACTTTGC contains:
- a CDS encoding adenosylhomocysteinase, which codes for MDYDIKDAKDRKLIESGSLRIEWAYNQMPVLALIRKRFEKEKPLKNITIGACLHVTSETANLVRTLKAGGAKIALCASNPLSTQDSVASALVAIDKVAVFAICGEDAKTYYKHVHKVLDHKPDITMDDGGDLVTTLHTKRAELLTNLIGGTEETTTGVLRFRSMEKEGSLRYPIIAVNDANTKHLFDNRYGTGQSTIDGILRSTNILLAGKKLVVLGYGYCGRGIALRAKGMGADVIITEVSPLKALEAVMDGFRVMPSIEAAKIGDIFVTVTGDKSVLRKEHFKVMKNNAILANSGHFNVEIDIPDLESLAVKKRKIREFVEEYSLKDGKRIYLLGEGRLINLAAAEGHPASVMDMSFANQALCVEYLKKWGRKLEPKVYAVPEDIDNEVANLKLQSMGIEIDKLTEEQKKYLKSWSYGT